From Mya arenaria isolate MELC-2E11 chromosome 1, ASM2691426v1, a single genomic window includes:
- the LOC128228724 gene encoding lectin BRA-3-like: MMTRVSLTMLQLLFATALFTVAVGQCPSGWDHHDESCYFLHWHDKYDWIESTAFCSTHPHAYLADVTDNSENAFIKGLIVNRFANERDAHVWLGATDEITEGVFVWNVNNQKVNYTDWGPGEPNSIPLNIREDCLVYWAHYSWKWADLDCHQKCYFVCEMPMYYDSIIGK, encoded by the exons CGCTATTTACCGTTGCTGTTGGCCAGTGTCCAAGCGGCTGGGACCATCACGATGAGAGCTGTTACTTTCTTCACTGGCATGACAAATATGACTGGATAGAATCAACG GCGTTTTGTTCCACGCATCCACACGCTTACCTTGCTGATGTCACTGATAACTCAGAGAACGCGTTTATTAAGGGGCTCATTGTCAACAGGTTCGCCAATG AAAGAGATGCTCATGTTTGGCTTGGAGCTACAGATGAAATAACCGAAGGGGTGTTCGTCTGGAATGTCAATAATCAGAAGGTCAACTACACAGACTGGGGTCCTG GAGAGCCCAACAGCATTCCACTCAACATCCGTGAGGACTGTTTGGTTTACTGGGCTCACTACAGCTGGAAATGGGCTGACTTGGACTGCCACCAGAAATGCTATTTTGTGTGTGAAATGCC CATGTACTATGACTCAATCATTGGAAAGTGA